The Populus trichocarpa isolate Nisqually-1 chromosome 2, P.trichocarpa_v4.1, whole genome shotgun sequence genome has a window encoding:
- the LOC7467223 gene encoding kinesin-like protein KIN-14R isoform X3 has translation MDSMLCVSGSRSIQSGLTNTNNFKERPVIFVNAGGGAIKKEGDINLDIEKDCCFEGGDVIRTDESIINGGDIPSVYQSARFGTNLSYKFNDMPAGEYLVDLHFAEIVYTNGPKGMRVFDVFIQEEKVISELDVYSIVGDNKPLQVVDVRVSVGEDGVIFMRFDGVVGSPIVSGIYIKQATELPKSSVKQELSLCNNCAAEVKVSSDQNRVMRTNSLARYEKKIEELKAQCQLKTDECHEAWMSLTAANEELEKIRMELDNRFFRNMQLDQAMQKQKAELRDVSRRYECDKKLWAAAIDDFEKKIKMMKIEHSQLFHDAHACANTIPELNKMIIAVRDIVAQHEDLKLKLNEEQAKSKKLYNQALEAKGNIRVFCRCRPLTKEEMSIGCQTVVDFSAAKDGDLTVITNGSTKKNFKFDRVYAPKDDQVDVFADASALVTSVLDGYNVCIFAYGQTGTGKTFTMEGTKQNRGVNYRTLHQLFKIAQQRKETVTYDISVSVLEVYNEQIRDLLATSTTTTKRLDIKQVSDGVQHVPGIVEAKVENIKQAWDVLQAGSNARAVGSNNVNERSSRSHCMLCTMVRAKNLVNDECTMSKLWLVDLAGSERLAKTEVQGERLKEAQNINRSLSALGDVISCLANKSSHIPYRNSKLTHLLQDSLGGDSKTLMLVQISPSEHDIGETLSSLNFATRVRGVELGPAKKQIDMGELQKFKTMLDKAKQELRSKDDAMRKLEEGFQNVEGKAKVKDQLFKNQQEKVNELESQLASKTELCRQLEKQLLQLSEGKKEKEEICSDFQQKVNELEKKLKEQEEAASMNLHCKVKELENRMKERTQEFELHTKSLQQKLKEAENKLWEKENSESQSLQHKINVLGEGLRQHEQGDCLPRPPSAEKSEATPVLSRMENIYDVDPLGQKSLNSTNRTINQEPSLLHGNTSLRELRRKGDIKSRGMENNFLISASSLEKKRLPSESSKAKHLDSSRASAKITTSTKSIRGAQKTTSNTANRINKDQGAGARDNKFKVWLR, from the exons ATGGATTCCATGCTGTGCGTTTCGGGTTCGAGATCGATCCAGTCAGGGTTAACAAACACCAATAATTTCAAag AGAGGCCAGTTATATTTGTAAACGCGGGAGGCGGGGCTATAAAGAAAGAGGGGGATATCAATCTTGATATTGAGAAAGATTGCTGTTTTGAAGGTGGAGATGTTATAAGAACAGATGAGAGCATAATCAATGGTGGTGATATACCTTCTGTTTATCAATCAGCAAGGTTTGGTACCAACTTGAGTTACAAGTTCAATGACATGCCGGCTGGAGAGTATTTGGTTGATCTTCATTTTGCAGAGATAGTTTACACTAACGGTCCTAAGGGAATGAGAGTCTTTGATGTCTTTATTCAAGAAGAGAAG GTTATATCAGAGCTTGATGTGTACTCTATTGTTGGTGACAACAAACCGTTGCAAGTGGTGGATGTTAGGGTTTCTGTCGGGGAAGATGGGGTGATTTTTATGAGGTTTGATGGGGTTGTAGGGAGCCCAATAGTTAGCGGGATCTATATAAAGCAGGCGACAGAATTGCCAA AATCTTCGGTTAAACAGGAGCTTTCACTGTGTAACAATTGCGCCGCTGAAGTAAAAGTTTCATCTGATCAG AATAGAGTTATGAGGACGAACTCTTTAGCGAGGTATGAAAAGAAGATAGAGGAATTGAAGGCTCAATGCCAACTCAAGACAGATGAATGCCACGAGGCCTGGATGTCACTGACTGCGGCGAACGAGGAACTCGAGAAGATTAGGATGGAACTTGACAACAGGTTCTTCAGAAATATGCAATTAG ATCAAGCCATGCAAAAGCAAAAGGCAGAATTGAGAGATGTTTCTAGACGATATGAGTGTGATAAGAAACTGTGGGCTGCAGCCATTgatgattttgaaaagaaaataaag ATGATGAAGATAGAGCACTCGCAACTCTTCCATGATGCTCATGCGTGTGCCAATACAATTCCTGAATTAAACAAGATGATAATTGCAGTTCGAGACATAG TTGCGCAACATGAAGACCTCAAACTGAAGTTAAATGAAGAGCAGGCAAAGAGTAAGAAGCTTTATAACCAAGCGCTGGAGGCAAAGG GGAACATAAGAGTGTTCTGTAGGTGCCGCCCGTTGACTAAGGAGGAGATGTCAATTGGCTGTCAAACAGTGGTAGATTTTAGTGCTGCTAAGGATGGTGATCTTACAGTAATTACAAATGGCTCCACtaagaaaaatttcaaatttgatcgaGTCTACGCTCCCAAGGACGATCAAG ttGATGTCTTCGCGGATGCTTCTGCTCTGGTGACCTCCGTGTTAGATGGTTACAATGTTTGCATATTTGCATACGGGCAAACTGGAACCGGAAAGACTTTCACTATGGAAGGTACCAAGCAAAACCGAGGAGTCAACTACCGAACTTTacatcaattatttaaaattgcTCAGCAAAGGAAAGAAACTGTCACATATGACATTTCTGTTAGCGTACTTGAAGTTTACAATGAGCAAATCAGAGACTTGCTAGCCacctcaacaacaacaacaaagag GTTGGATATAAAACAAGTATCTGATGGGGTCCAGCATGTTCCGGGGATAGTTGAAGCAAAGGTCGAGAATATTAAGCAGGCCTGGGATGTTTTGCAGGCTGGAAGCAATGCAAGGGCCGTGGGGTCAAACAATGTGAATGAACGTAGTAGCCGATCTCATTG CATGCTTTGCACAATGGTCAGAGCAAAGAACTTGGTAAATGATGAGTGCACTATGAGCAAGCTATGGCTTGTGGACTTGGCAGGCAGTGAGAGGCTGGCAAAAACAGAGGTTCAAGGGGAACGACTCAAGGAAGCTCAAAATATAAACAGATCACTTTCAGCTCTTGGGGATGTTATTTCTTGTTTGGCAAATAAGAGTAGTCATATTCCATACAG AAACTCGAAGCTCACACATTTACTCCAGGATTCGTTGG GAGGTGATTCGAAAACCCTTATGTTAGTGCAAATCAGCCCTTCTGAGCATGACATAGGAGAGACTCTGAGTTCTCTAAACTTCGCAACTCGGGTTCGAGGGGTTGAGTTGGGTCCTGCGAAGAAGCAGATTGATATGGGTGAGCTTCAAAAGTTCAAAACAATG CTTGACAAAGCAAAGCAAGAATTGAGATCTAAAGATGATGCCATGCGCAAGCTAGAAGAGGGTTTTCAAAATGTAGAAGGTAAGGCCAAAGTCAAGGATCAGCTTTtcaaaaaccaacaggaaaagGTCAATGAACTAGAGAGTCAACTTGCATCAAAGACAGAGTTATGCAGACAGCTAGAGAAGCAGCTGTTACAACTTTCAGAAggaaagaaggaaaaggaagaaatttgCTCAGATTTCCAGCAGAAG GTCAACGAGCTTGAGAAGAAGCTGAAAGAGCAGGAAGAAGCAGCGTCTATGAATCTTCATTGCAAG GTCAAGGAGCTTGAAAACAGAATGAAAGAGAGAACACAGGAGTTCGAGCTTCATACAAAGAGTCTCCAACAAAAG TTGAAGGAAGCTGAAAACAAACTATGGGAGAAAGAAAATTCCGAATCTCAGTCACTTCAACAcaag ATCAATGTTCTTGGAGAAGGGCTAAGACAACATGAACAAGGAGATTGTTTGCCAAGGCCACCCTCTGCTGAAAAGTCAGAAGCCACTCCAGTTTTGTCAAGAATGGAAAACATATATGACGTTGATCCACTTGGTCAAAAAAGCTTAAACTCCACGAACCGAACAATAAACCAAGAACCTAGCTTACTCCATGGAAATACATCCCTCCGTGAATTGAGGAGGAAAGGAGACATTAAGAGCAGAGGGATGGAGAATAATTTCTTGATATCAGCTTCTTCGCTCGAGAAGAAGAGATTGCCATCTGAATCAAGCAAGGCAAAGCATCTTGACTCTTCTAGAGCATCGGCAAAGATTACAACAAGTACAAAATCAATTCGTGGTGCTCAGAAGACAACCTCCAATACTGCAAACAGAATCAACAAAGATCAAGGTGCAGGAGCAAGAGATaacaaattcaaagtttggttGAGGTGA
- the LOC7467223 gene encoding kinesin-like protein KIN-14R isoform X1 codes for MDSMLCVSGSRSIQSGLTNTNNFKERPVIFVNAGGGAIKKEGDINLDIEKDCCFEGGDVIRTDESIINGGDIPSVYQSARFGTNLSYKFNDMPAGEYLVDLHFAEIVYTNGPKGMRVFDVFIQEEKVISELDVYSIVGDNKPLQVVDVRVSVGEDGVIFMRFDGVVGSPIVSGIYIKQATELPKSSVKQELSLCNNCAAEVKVSSDQNRVMRTNSLARYEKKIEELKAQCQLKTDECHEAWMSLTAANEELEKIRMELDNRFFRNMQLDQAMQKQKAELRDVSRRYECDKKLWAAAIDDFEKKIKMMKIEHSQLFHDAHACANTIPELNKMIIAVRDIVAQHEDLKLKLNEEQAKSKKLYNQALEAKGNIRVFCRCRPLTKEEMSIGCQTVVDFSAAKDGDLTVITNGSTKKNFKFDRVYAPKDDQVDVFADASALVTSVLDGYNVCIFAYGQTGTGKTFTMEGTKQNRGVNYRTLHQLFKIAQQRKETVTYDISVSVLEVYNEQIRDLLATSTTTTKRLDIKQVSDGVQHVPGIVEAKVENIKQAWDVLQAGSNARAVGSNNVNERSSRSHCMLCTMVRAKNLVNDECTMSKLWLVDLAGSERLAKTEVQGERLKEAQNINRSLSALGDVISCLANKSSHIPYRNSKLTHLLQDSLGGDSKTLMLVQISPSEHDIGETLSSLNFATRVRGVELGPAKKQIDMGELQKFKTMLDKAKQELRSKDDAMRKLEEGFQNVEGKAKVKDQLFKNQQEKVNELESQLASKTELCRQLEKQLLQLSEGKKEKEEICSDFQQKVNELEKKLKEQEEAASMNLHCKVKELENRMKERTQEFELHTKSLQQKVKELENRMKERTQEFELHTKSLQQKLKEAENKLWEKENSESQSLQHKINVLGEGLRQHEQGDCLPRPPSAEKSEATPVLSRMENIYDVDPLGQKSLNSTNRTINQEPSLLHGNTSLRELRRKGDIKSRGMENNFLISASSLEKKRLPSESSKAKHLDSSRASAKITTSTKSIRGAQKTTSNTANRINKDQGAGARDNKFKVWLR; via the exons ATGGATTCCATGCTGTGCGTTTCGGGTTCGAGATCGATCCAGTCAGGGTTAACAAACACCAATAATTTCAAag AGAGGCCAGTTATATTTGTAAACGCGGGAGGCGGGGCTATAAAGAAAGAGGGGGATATCAATCTTGATATTGAGAAAGATTGCTGTTTTGAAGGTGGAGATGTTATAAGAACAGATGAGAGCATAATCAATGGTGGTGATATACCTTCTGTTTATCAATCAGCAAGGTTTGGTACCAACTTGAGTTACAAGTTCAATGACATGCCGGCTGGAGAGTATTTGGTTGATCTTCATTTTGCAGAGATAGTTTACACTAACGGTCCTAAGGGAATGAGAGTCTTTGATGTCTTTATTCAAGAAGAGAAG GTTATATCAGAGCTTGATGTGTACTCTATTGTTGGTGACAACAAACCGTTGCAAGTGGTGGATGTTAGGGTTTCTGTCGGGGAAGATGGGGTGATTTTTATGAGGTTTGATGGGGTTGTAGGGAGCCCAATAGTTAGCGGGATCTATATAAAGCAGGCGACAGAATTGCCAA AATCTTCGGTTAAACAGGAGCTTTCACTGTGTAACAATTGCGCCGCTGAAGTAAAAGTTTCATCTGATCAG AATAGAGTTATGAGGACGAACTCTTTAGCGAGGTATGAAAAGAAGATAGAGGAATTGAAGGCTCAATGCCAACTCAAGACAGATGAATGCCACGAGGCCTGGATGTCACTGACTGCGGCGAACGAGGAACTCGAGAAGATTAGGATGGAACTTGACAACAGGTTCTTCAGAAATATGCAATTAG ATCAAGCCATGCAAAAGCAAAAGGCAGAATTGAGAGATGTTTCTAGACGATATGAGTGTGATAAGAAACTGTGGGCTGCAGCCATTgatgattttgaaaagaaaataaag ATGATGAAGATAGAGCACTCGCAACTCTTCCATGATGCTCATGCGTGTGCCAATACAATTCCTGAATTAAACAAGATGATAATTGCAGTTCGAGACATAG TTGCGCAACATGAAGACCTCAAACTGAAGTTAAATGAAGAGCAGGCAAAGAGTAAGAAGCTTTATAACCAAGCGCTGGAGGCAAAGG GGAACATAAGAGTGTTCTGTAGGTGCCGCCCGTTGACTAAGGAGGAGATGTCAATTGGCTGTCAAACAGTGGTAGATTTTAGTGCTGCTAAGGATGGTGATCTTACAGTAATTACAAATGGCTCCACtaagaaaaatttcaaatttgatcgaGTCTACGCTCCCAAGGACGATCAAG ttGATGTCTTCGCGGATGCTTCTGCTCTGGTGACCTCCGTGTTAGATGGTTACAATGTTTGCATATTTGCATACGGGCAAACTGGAACCGGAAAGACTTTCACTATGGAAGGTACCAAGCAAAACCGAGGAGTCAACTACCGAACTTTacatcaattatttaaaattgcTCAGCAAAGGAAAGAAACTGTCACATATGACATTTCTGTTAGCGTACTTGAAGTTTACAATGAGCAAATCAGAGACTTGCTAGCCacctcaacaacaacaacaaagag GTTGGATATAAAACAAGTATCTGATGGGGTCCAGCATGTTCCGGGGATAGTTGAAGCAAAGGTCGAGAATATTAAGCAGGCCTGGGATGTTTTGCAGGCTGGAAGCAATGCAAGGGCCGTGGGGTCAAACAATGTGAATGAACGTAGTAGCCGATCTCATTG CATGCTTTGCACAATGGTCAGAGCAAAGAACTTGGTAAATGATGAGTGCACTATGAGCAAGCTATGGCTTGTGGACTTGGCAGGCAGTGAGAGGCTGGCAAAAACAGAGGTTCAAGGGGAACGACTCAAGGAAGCTCAAAATATAAACAGATCACTTTCAGCTCTTGGGGATGTTATTTCTTGTTTGGCAAATAAGAGTAGTCATATTCCATACAG AAACTCGAAGCTCACACATTTACTCCAGGATTCGTTGG GAGGTGATTCGAAAACCCTTATGTTAGTGCAAATCAGCCCTTCTGAGCATGACATAGGAGAGACTCTGAGTTCTCTAAACTTCGCAACTCGGGTTCGAGGGGTTGAGTTGGGTCCTGCGAAGAAGCAGATTGATATGGGTGAGCTTCAAAAGTTCAAAACAATG CTTGACAAAGCAAAGCAAGAATTGAGATCTAAAGATGATGCCATGCGCAAGCTAGAAGAGGGTTTTCAAAATGTAGAAGGTAAGGCCAAAGTCAAGGATCAGCTTTtcaaaaaccaacaggaaaagGTCAATGAACTAGAGAGTCAACTTGCATCAAAGACAGAGTTATGCAGACAGCTAGAGAAGCAGCTGTTACAACTTTCAGAAggaaagaaggaaaaggaagaaatttgCTCAGATTTCCAGCAGAAG GTCAACGAGCTTGAGAAGAAGCTGAAAGAGCAGGAAGAAGCAGCGTCTATGAATCTTCATTGCAAG GTCAAGGAGCTTGAAAACAGAATGAAAGAGAGAACACAGGAGTTCGAGCTTCATACAAAGAGTCTCCAACAAAAG GTCAAGGAGCTTGAAAACAGAATGAAAGAGAGAACACAGGAGTTCGAGCTTCATACAAAGAGTCTCCAACAAAAG TTGAAGGAAGCTGAAAACAAACTATGGGAGAAAGAAAATTCCGAATCTCAGTCACTTCAACAcaag ATCAATGTTCTTGGAGAAGGGCTAAGACAACATGAACAAGGAGATTGTTTGCCAAGGCCACCCTCTGCTGAAAAGTCAGAAGCCACTCCAGTTTTGTCAAGAATGGAAAACATATATGACGTTGATCCACTTGGTCAAAAAAGCTTAAACTCCACGAACCGAACAATAAACCAAGAACCTAGCTTACTCCATGGAAATACATCCCTCCGTGAATTGAGGAGGAAAGGAGACATTAAGAGCAGAGGGATGGAGAATAATTTCTTGATATCAGCTTCTTCGCTCGAGAAGAAGAGATTGCCATCTGAATCAAGCAAGGCAAAGCATCTTGACTCTTCTAGAGCATCGGCAAAGATTACAACAAGTACAAAATCAATTCGTGGTGCTCAGAAGACAACCTCCAATACTGCAAACAGAATCAACAAAGATCAAGGTGCAGGAGCAAGAGATaacaaattcaaagtttggttGAGGTGA